One window of the Rufibacter radiotolerans genome contains the following:
- a CDS encoding efflux RND transporter permease subunit yields METEPKNYQPRHTRDMPEGERVRIIEASARRVGRAVFFSILVTLVSFAPLLFLTGQEEKLFTPLVLTKTFVMIGSAITAIFVVPLLMRLLMKGRLRPESQNPLSRFFIRLYGPVIRWALRWKKTVLAVSLLVVLGSIPVIINIGSEFMPPLDEGSLLFMPVTLPDVSNAEAKRILQVQDRLIKSVPEVKNVLGKAGRANTATDNAPISMIESIILLKPRAEWREGMTQEKLIAELDEKVRIPGVTNGWTMPIINRINMLATGIRTDVGVKVYGNNLDTLYRLSVDIEKALKGVEGLTDLYTERLTGGKYLDIQVKRDQLGRYGLSLDEVNQVIETALGGMSLTNTIEGRERFSINVRLAQDFRNDISEIQRTLIQTRQAGPVPLSAVADIKMTDGPAMISSENAMLRGTVLFNVRGRDMGNVVEDARQRVADHIKKLPKGYYLEWSGQYENKIRAEKRLQLIIPGVLLIICLILYMTFHSWKEMLIVLSSMPLALIGGVYSLYFFEVNFSVAVAVGFIALFGVAVETGVLMLVYLNESILRLNERKKTQPITPQDLRESVYEGSVLRVRPKLMTVMADMIGLMPVLMTTGVGADVIRPITIPFVFGLITSTIYVLIVLPVIYLWVKEYELKKTGRVEFLDIKE; encoded by the coding sequence ATGGAGACTGAACCAAAAAACTACCAACCCAGACACACCCGTGACATGCCGGAAGGCGAACGGGTACGAATCATTGAAGCCTCCGCCCGCCGGGTAGGCCGCGCCGTGTTTTTCTCCATCCTGGTCACGCTGGTGTCGTTCGCGCCACTGCTGTTTCTGACCGGGCAGGAAGAAAAGCTGTTTACGCCGCTGGTCTTAACCAAGACCTTTGTCATGATCGGCTCTGCCATCACGGCCATTTTTGTGGTACCGCTGCTTATGCGCCTGCTCATGAAAGGCCGCCTGCGCCCCGAAAGCCAGAACCCGCTTTCCCGTTTCTTCATCCGGCTCTATGGCCCGGTGATCAGGTGGGCGCTACGCTGGAAGAAAACCGTGCTGGCTGTTTCCCTTCTGGTGGTGCTGGGCAGTATCCCGGTGATCATTAACATTGGCAGTGAGTTTATGCCGCCCCTGGATGAAGGGTCCTTGCTGTTCATGCCGGTCACCTTGCCCGACGTGTCCAATGCCGAGGCCAAGCGCATTCTGCAGGTGCAGGACCGCCTCATCAAATCTGTGCCGGAGGTAAAGAACGTGCTGGGCAAAGCCGGCCGGGCCAATACTGCCACAGACAACGCGCCCATCAGCATGATTGAAAGCATTATTCTGCTGAAGCCAAGGGCTGAATGGCGCGAAGGCATGACCCAGGAAAAACTGATTGCTGAGCTGGACGAAAAGGTGCGCATACCCGGGGTGACCAATGGTTGGACCATGCCCATCATTAACCGCATTAACATGCTGGCCACCGGCATCCGGACAGACGTGGGCGTGAAGGTGTACGGCAACAACCTTGACACGCTCTACCGGCTTTCCGTAGACATTGAAAAAGCCCTTAAAGGCGTGGAAGGCCTCACCGACCTGTACACCGAGCGCCTGACCGGCGGCAAGTACCTGGACATTCAGGTAAAGCGGGACCAGCTGGGCCGCTACGGCTTAAGCCTGGACGAGGTGAACCAGGTGATTGAAACCGCCCTGGGGGGCATGAGCCTCACCAACACCATTGAAGGCCGCGAGCGGTTTTCCATTAACGTGCGCCTGGCCCAGGATTTCCGGAATGATATTTCTGAGATCCAGCGCACGCTCATCCAGACCCGCCAGGCTGGCCCCGTTCCTTTATCGGCGGTAGCCGATATCAAGATGACCGACGGGCCGGCCATGATCAGCTCTGAGAATGCCATGCTGCGCGGAACGGTGCTGTTCAACGTGCGGGGCCGGGACATGGGCAACGTGGTGGAAGACGCGCGGCAACGGGTGGCAGACCACATCAAGAAGCTGCCCAAGGGCTATTACCTGGAGTGGAGCGGCCAATACGAGAACAAGATACGCGCCGAAAAACGCCTGCAACTCATTATCCCGGGGGTGCTGCTCATTATTTGCCTTATTCTCTACATGACCTTCCACTCTTGGAAAGAAATGCTGATTGTGTTGTCCAGTATGCCGCTGGCGCTTATTGGCGGGGTGTACTCGCTGTACTTCTTTGAGGTGAACTTCTCGGTGGCGGTGGCCGTGGGCTTTATTGCCTTGTTTGGGGTGGCCGTGGAGACGGGGGTGCTCATGCTGGTGTACCTAAATGAGTCTATTCTCCGGCTGAATGAGCGCAAAAAGACGCAGCCCATCACGCCGCAAGACCTGCGCGAATCTGTGTATGAGGGCTCTGTGCTGCGGGTACGGCCTAAACTCATGACCGTGATGGCCGACATGATTGGGTTAATGCCTGTCTTGATGACTACCGGGGTGGGGGCAGACGTGATCAGGCCTATCACCATTCCGTTTGTCTTCGGTCTGATTACATCCACTATTTACGTGCTTATTGTGCTGCCCGTCATTTATTTGTGGGTAAAGGAATATGAACTGAAGAAAACCGGAAGGGTAGAGTTCCTGGACATTAAAGAATAA
- a CDS encoding TolC family protein, with protein sequence MKYLLKNLLLWLLLLVTTSAMAQITEKPVLTLEEALLQMEQNYPQLKQYDYRRQAVEARVAGARSWMPPQVTVGLSRLPYDPKMIDMPIMENQSGLMIGVEQMIPSRAKQRAKERYLQAQVPAIAQQQKWTQNELRAEVRQLYFTRYVSEKMLQVIGKSERVLNLLIKSSEAQYAYNQAQLNNIYSARARLQELQNLRLAQKQMIIESTLGLNTLMGRPVDQEFVVDTLQEPSLGLAAFLLADTTTSRSDIAVMEASIQAMRANQEVMRSELRPEFGVRFEHMPMFNMESMYSAMVMVSLPFMPWANKMNKAEVKGMELDILAMQREKETMQVMQRRMATEKQAMWKLERERLQNYRQKVLPAYRKALDVNLLAYRQNTANLFVVLEAWEMWQMKEMDYYTLLDKALRLEVEYARELEK encoded by the coding sequence ATGAAGTATCTACTCAAAAACCTTCTGCTGTGGCTGCTCTTGCTGGTTACCACCAGCGCCATGGCCCAGATAACAGAGAAACCAGTGCTTACCCTTGAGGAAGCCCTGTTGCAAATGGAACAGAATTATCCGCAGTTAAAGCAGTATGACTACCGCCGCCAGGCTGTTGAAGCCCGCGTGGCCGGGGCCCGCAGCTGGATGCCGCCCCAGGTTACCGTTGGGTTGAGTCGCCTGCCCTATGACCCCAAAATGATTGACATGCCCATTATGGAAAACCAGTCTGGCTTAATGATTGGGGTAGAGCAGATGATCCCCAGCCGGGCCAAGCAGCGGGCCAAGGAACGGTACCTGCAGGCGCAGGTGCCGGCCATTGCGCAACAGCAGAAATGGACCCAGAATGAACTGCGCGCCGAAGTGCGGCAGCTGTATTTTACCCGCTATGTAAGTGAGAAAATGCTGCAGGTGATTGGTAAGAGTGAACGGGTGTTAAACTTACTCATTAAGAGTTCAGAAGCCCAGTATGCCTACAACCAGGCGCAACTCAATAACATTTACAGCGCCCGCGCCCGCTTGCAGGAACTACAGAACCTTCGGCTGGCGCAAAAGCAAATGATTATAGAAAGCACCTTGGGCCTGAACACGCTCATGGGGCGCCCGGTAGACCAGGAGTTTGTGGTAGATACGCTCCAGGAGCCCAGCCTGGGGCTGGCTGCCTTTCTGCTGGCAGATACCACTACCTCGCGCAGTGACATAGCCGTGATGGAAGCTTCCATTCAAGCCATGCGGGCCAACCAGGAGGTCATGCGCTCTGAGCTACGGCCAGAGTTTGGCGTGCGGTTTGAGCACATGCCAATGTTCAACATGGAGTCTATGTATTCGGCCATGGTCATGGTGTCTTTGCCGTTCATGCCCTGGGCTAATAAAATGAACAAGGCCGAGGTGAAAGGCATGGAACTGGACATTCTGGCCATGCAGCGGGAAAAAGAAACCATGCAGGTGATGCAGCGCCGGATGGCCACGGAAAAACAGGCCATGTGGAAACTGGAGCGGGAGCGGTTACAGAACTACCGGCAAAAGGTGCTGCCCGCTTACCGCAAGGCCCTGGACGTGAACCTGCTGGCCTACCGACAGAACACCGCTAATTTGTTTGTGGTGCTGGAGGCCTGGGAAATGTGGCAGATGAAGGAAATGGACTATTACACACTGCTTGACAAAGCATTAAGACTGGAGGTGGAATATGCGCGCGAACTGGAGAAATAG